Genomic window (Pseudopipra pipra isolate bDixPip1 chromosome 7, bDixPip1.hap1, whole genome shotgun sequence):
CAGCACTTGCAGAAGTTTTCACATTTGGTCTATCAGTAGAGGGTATACTTCTGGTACAAAAACAGttcattcacttttttttttatttgaaggtATCatctacatttttaatattttaatgtttcccTCAGTGAGTTCTAACTGCATAAAGATTCTTCTTTTAAACTGCCttgctgtttccttttaaaGTAACTGCGTGTAAGTCAGATGTCTTCAATACTGTTTTTTCATGCATGATCCAAATTGCCTGTAGACAGGCATGCAGCACTACATTTCAGCTAGGAAACACTCTTAAGTATTCCCACAGTTGCCTGGGAAAGTTGGAGAATTAAAGAAATCAGCAAGCTagacaaagaaattaaaagaagcaAAGGTCAGTTTGTCAACTGCAACTTGGCAACCTGTCCAGCAGGAAAGAAGGTACTGCACATTTTCCATTAGaatttattataattttgtATGCCCGAAATACATTCCctattttttgaaataaaaataatatttatctaAAAATGGTCTTCACATGGTTGGtagcctgaaaaaaacccacaactgtAATGCCACCGAGTGAAAAAGCGGGGAAGGGTAGATGAAGAAACCCGTGATTTTACTGAAGCTGTAAACCAAATAGCTTTTAGTTAGGGCacctatttaaaataaatctaaacAAAGTGAGCCATATGAGGCTGATAACCTGAACACCTAGTGGGATTTTTCAAATAGCTCTGGTAAATGCCTGAAAATGGGGATTTAGAATGAAAATGCAGATAGAATCTTAGCGTTGTTAAAATACAAGTAAATACAGGTATTATGAAAATGCTTTCAGTATTCAGAACCTGCAATTCCCAAAATGAATGCAGGATTTACATGATCACTAGAGCAAAATCGCAAAAGGTAATTCACTCTGATGCATTAACTAAATGCTAAACCTGGTCTGGCAGAGTTCAGCTAAATAAGTAAGAAAAAAACGAAGAGGTGCAGTGTAATCCTGGTTCAGATTAATTCCTTCAAACGAGCAAGTGAATACAGATGCAGTTAGAAGTGAAGTAATAGCTTCTTTCTCTGGAGGTCTGAAAAATAAGTGAGTAAGTTTAGTGATTAGGAGCACCTGCTTAGAGTACAgaacattattttcttctgctctcaGTGTGTTTTATTAGACTACCCAAGATTAGAGTAGCAGCTACAGTGAAACTACAAAGACTTAAAAACCAATGtcaaaaataaatgcaagataTGTATCTGAGTGCTGTGCTGTTGCCTGAGGCCTATATGAATGGTACCAGACTGAAGTTGTTCATAAGGTTCTTTGTGGCTGCAAACCACTGGAAGTCTGTTTTagcctctattttttttttccttagaagtAGAGTAATAATACATAGCCtatcaaaatgtttcagaacaGGTCTTACACAGTATTTAGTGATATGGTCATAATGTGATCTCTCACGAttgttgctgttgctgtgtGTGTTTGATATTTGAcccttgttttaatttttcctcatgAACATACTGTCAAAAATGGATAGAAGATTTCAAGTTCAGCACTTTTCCTTTAGGCAAAAAGTTATTCTAGTAAGTTCTGGTTCACCAAGTCATATGAATAATTGCCTGCATCAGATGTATAATCATTTCTGATTAACATAGCTCACTAAATACTTTGCATAtcttaaaaaagaatatatataaaaattataccTTTATGTTTGTTCAGAAGTTTATAGCCTTCACAATATCGGCCTCTGGTTGTGGTCATTCTGGCAGTATTGACATAAGAATATGTGGCAGCAAAATCAAATTCcttttccccatcccaccagccaTTGCTTTTAGCATATTCCTTCAATTTTGGGTGTTCTCTGTCAATCTTGGTTGTGATAGAGAGCTGGTTGGAAATATTACGTACACCTCCTGTTTGTAAATTGAGGAAAGAACTGTTTTAATACATAGAATGATTTTTCTTGGGATTTTGTTTACAATTACTTTACTAAAGCAAATTAGCAATGAAGAGTTTCCTGTAAGATCTTTGAGTCCTGTGGTTTATTTTTGGCCCTCTCTCCTTAGCTATATGTATTCTTCTGATTGAAATTCCACTGCCACTCAGTTCTGACTCATTTGCTCCTATTGCCAACATTGTACTTCAGGTTCTGTCCTGATTATTCCCATCTTTACATTCTTCCTCTTAAACCTCCAAAGACATAGCTTGTCCTTCTAAGTCCACTGGAAGAATCAACTTCTTCAAGGCCTAATAGAGCAATCCTGTCACCAAATGAAATTGCCATTGATTGCCACCATCCCTATGACCATACATACTGCTGTCATTCTCATGCTGACCTTTCTGTCCTCTGTATTCCAAGTGCAGGAATGGGTACCTCTGACTCTGAAAAGGCCCTGTCACTGAGCTCCTCTGACAAACTGCTTGCCACTCTGCACTCATGCCCTAGGAAGGAACTCCTGTTTACAGGCACAAGTATGTAGCTGGAAGTTAGTTTGATGCCTTAATGAAATGGTAAATGAAAAGTGGAGAACTGCCAATTGTCATTGcatttgaaatgtttaaaacaaagagCATCATCCATACCTTCTACTTTTTCTGCTGCCCAGTATTTTCCTGATGTCTCCAGCACCCATGCTTCCTTTCTGTCAGCTATCAGAAAACTGTTATGGTATGTAAATGTCATGTGGCTCTCCATACAGTTTCCTCCCTGTCCATATTTTTCCAGCAAATCAACTATGACAGTAAGAGCCTTTTCAGCTGTGTCTGCTCTTTCAAGTCcaagcctaaaaaaaaaaaaaaaaggaagatgttATCTTTGGAACTATAAACTCCATATACAGTTATTCAGCCTCCATATTCAGTTATTCAAATTGACCTGGAATGCTATTTCTATATGTACCTGACACTTGTATGATCTGGTAAGAGAAATGAGCAAGTCACTTAAAGGGCTTCTTTGAAGTAGGTCCTCAAAGTGCTTGACGTGGGGAAAAACACCAAatggaaatacagaaaagcaGGGAGAAGGCTCCTACAAAATACCTGCAAGTCCTGTGTGGGTATTGGACTGGGGGGAAACAGTACCAAGAAGAGTTGACTGGCTGCTGTAGGTTAATGAGAGTTACACTGGCACCCAGTGGGGTAGGCACATGAAGCTGTTGTTATTTACACAGAGAGGTGCAGCTaagactgaaaattaaaattatgtgtGTGTAAAATGGGGGAAATAGGAAATGAGTACAGACCCTAGAAAAAGGCCCAAACACTAGTTCCTGAAGTCTACCTGTGCTCTTAAAAGAATTGTTTCAGTTTAGTATAAACTTTTAtatagagaaaaatatttgctaatTTCCTTGACAGATTCTGGTCTAATGCCTGATACCTCTTGTGGGCTCCTGGCAGAGATTTAATGCCTGTGCCAATAAGTACTTATTTTTAACCATACCTAGAATAGTGGAAGAAGTGTTTTCTGAAAGCGAAAGGACATATTTCCCCATATAACTCAAACCAAAGGTTTCCACGTTAAATTCCAAATCCGAAATACCATTCACCAGAAAGGCCTGTGCAAACCTTACGAGGTCCATGCCGAGGAGAGCTTCGCTGTCGCAGACCTCTTCCCTGCCCCACACGGCTTCGTTCCCGATGCACACGCCGTGCTCGTTGGCTCCCATCTCCGCGCCCCAGAGCCATGCGGGGCGGCTCAGCACCACGGCGTGGGTCCGCTCCGCCTGCTCGATGCTGATGTAGGTGCACTGCAAGGGGTCAGAGCACACCGCGGGTCACCGGCCAAATCGCGGGCTAAGCACGCTAAGCGGGGTGAGAGGGGTGTTTTCGCCACCTCCAGCAGGACTTGTCCTGCCCTCACCTCCAGCGCGGTGCCGGGCGGGTGCGTGGCGGCCGGGAAGTGCACGACCTCCTGCACCTCGTCCGCCGGCCGGTCCGAGTTCTTCCCGAACACCACGCGGCCCCCGGCCGCGGCGGGCGGCAGCGCCACGAAGGTGTCGCAGGAGCGGGGCGACGGCCAGGGCGACATtgtggcggcggcggccgcgcggGCCCGGCGGGGACAGCGGCAGTACCGGCGGGGACAGCGGCGGTACCGGCGGGGAcagcggtggcggcggcggggcggggccggcggcgccCGCGGAAGACCCGCCCGCCGACCCGGAAGGCCCGGCCGAGGCGGCCCCGGAGCATCCcaagccctgtccctgctcctctctctgtgTCCGTGAGGGAGCTGGTGGCTTCCTCGCTCCCTGCTCGCCGTCGCCATGGGGAAGTCGTTCGCCAACTTCATGTGCAAGAAGGATTTTCACCCCGCCTCCAAGTCCAACATCAAAAAGGTGAGGGGGGGGTGACGGGCTCCCGGCACCGCAGCGGCACGAGCGAGGCTCGTCGGCGTCCTGGGATGGGACCGGGGCTGGGGcaaagagaaaggagggagcaggggaaaTAGGAAATACTTGAAACTTCGGGGTTTCGTGTCCACAGGTGTGTAGGACTGTCGCGTTTTCCTGGCTCCAGCTTTTCAACACCTGATCCTCAGGATAAATA
Coding sequences:
- the SCRN3 gene encoding secernin-3; this translates as MSPWPSPRSCDTFVALPPAAAGGRVVFGKNSDRPADEVQEVVHFPAATHPPGTALECTYISIEQAERTHAVVLSRPAWLWGAEMGANEHGVCIGNEAVWGREEVCDSEALLGMDLVRLGLERADTAEKALTVIVDLLEKYGQGGNCMESHMTFTYHNSFLIADRKEAWVLETSGKYWAAEKVEGGVRNISNQLSITTKIDREHPKLKEYAKSNGWWDGEKEFDFAATYSYVNTARMTTTRGRYCEGYKLLNKHKGSITSEIMMEILRDKESGINMEGGFMTTGSMVSVLPQQPNLPCIHYFTGTPDPARSVFKPFIFVPDITQLLKTTSPTFGHDDPVKKQPRFQSKPDRRHELYKKHESAALVMETNEGKGKEMLEEIQKLEKQKISQMESILQNGCLDVNQVVKLFSQCVEEELKIYS